The Dioscorea cayenensis subsp. rotundata cultivar TDr96_F1 chromosome 19, TDr96_F1_v2_PseudoChromosome.rev07_lg8_w22 25.fasta, whole genome shotgun sequence genome includes a window with the following:
- the LOC120283334 gene encoding pentatricopeptide repeat-containing protein At4g02820, mitochondrial isoform X1: MRKELAIAAAARYFSAEAPAIPFASGAGAGEKGKDTLGRRLLKLIYPKRSAVVVLRKWAEEGKSIQKYQLSRVVRELRKYKRFKHALEICEWMRTQNDIKLLPGDYALHLDLIAKVRGLASAEKFFEDLPERMKGQSTSSALLHTYAQNNLPMKAESLMKEMSVNGLLRCSLPYNHMMSLYLSRGELEKIPKVVEELKRNTSPNEVTYNLWLRSYAVKDDAEGAEKVFLEMRTRKIAADWVTYSTMASIYIKANLLEKAKEALKKMEMKVTRKERSGYCSLLSLHASLSNRDEVDRIWNKMKSLFRKMSDFEYKCMLSSLTKLDDIKEAENIYSEWESMSGTGDSRVPNILLAFYTKNGMMEKAESFHEHTIQVGIKPCYTTWEILAMGYLNKKNMGKVLDCLEKGFSSLEKWEPNKVLVQAVFTKLEKLADIEGAERFLVMLRNAGYVTTEIYNSLLRTYAKAGKMPLIISERMETDNVQPNEETQRLIKLTSRYCVGSVSTLIS, encoded by the exons ATGCGGAAAGAACTCGCGATCGCTGCGGCGGCGCGCTACTTCTCGGCCGAGGCCCCGGCGATTCCCTTTGCTTCTGGTGCCGGCGCTGGTGAAAAGGGTAAGGATACGCTGGGCCGGCGACTGCTGAAGCTAATATACCCGAAGAGGAGCGCGGTGGTGGTGCTCCGGAAGTGGGCGGAGGAGGGGAAGAGCATTCAGAAGTACCAGCTCAGCCGCGTTGTCCGTGAACTTCGTAAGTACAAGCGCTTCAAGCATGCCCTCGAA ATATGTGAATGGATGAGAACTCAAAATGACATCAAGTTGCTACCAGGAGACTATGCTTTGCATTTGGATCTAATAGCAAAGGTTCGTGGCTTAGCTAGCGCGGAGAAATTTTTTGAAGACCTCCCTGAAAGAATGAAGGGGCAGTCTACCAGCTCGGCTCTCCTCCACACGTATGCCCAAAACAATCTCCCCATGAAGGCCGAGTCTCTAATGAAGGAAATGTCAGTTAATGGTCTTCTAAGGTGTTCCCTTCCTTACAACCATATGATGTCCCTTTACCTTTCCAGAGGGGAACTTGAGAAGATACCAAAAGTGGTTGAGGAGTTGAAGAGGAATACCAGTCCTAATGAAGTCACTTATAATCTCTGGTTACGTTCATATGCTGTTAAAGATGATGCAGAGGGTGCCGAAAAGGTCTTTCTTGAGatgagaacaagaaaaatagctGCTGATTGGGTTACATACAGCACAATGGCCAGCATCTACATCAAAGCCAACCTTCTTGAGAAAGCGAAGGAAGCACTAAAAAAGATGGAAATGAAGGTCACAAGGAAAGAGAGGTCTGGTTACTGTTCTCTTCTTAGCTTGCATGCAAGCCTATCTAATAGAGATGAAGTGGACCGAATCTGGAACAAAATGAAGTCCTTGTTCAGGAAAATGAGTGATTTCGAATACAAGTGCATGCTTTCATCTCTGACAAAGTTGGATGATATTAAAGAGGCCGAGAACATCTACAGTGAATGGGAATCAATGTCAGGAACGGGGGATTCTAGGGTTCCAAATATTCTGCTGGCATTTTACACCAAGAATGGGATGATGGAGAAAGCCGAAAGTTTCCATGAGCACACAATACAAGTAGGAATAAAGCCTTGTTACACTACTTGGGAGATTCTAGCTATGGGTTATTTGAATAAGAAGAATATGGGCAAGGTCTTAGATTGTCTAGAGAAAGGCTTCTCAAGCCTGGAGAAATGGGAGCCAAACAAGGTGCTTGTCCAAGCAGTATTCACTAAGCTTGAGAAGTTGGCAGATATTGAAGGTGCAGAACGGTTTTTGGTCATGCTTCGCAATGCAGGATATGTGACAACCGAAATCTACAACTCCCTGCTCCGGACTTATGCAAAAGCTGGTAAAATGCCTCTTATAATCTCTGAACGCATGGAAACCGATAATGTTCAGCCAAATGAAGAAACTCAGAGGTTGATAAAATTGACCAGCAGATATTGTGTAGGTTCAGTATCAACACTAATTTCTTGA
- the LOC120283334 gene encoding pentatricopeptide repeat-containing protein At4g02820, mitochondrial isoform X2 yields the protein MRTQNDIKLLPGDYALHLDLIAKVRGLASAEKFFEDLPERMKGQSTSSALLHTYAQNNLPMKAESLMKEMSVNGLLRCSLPYNHMMSLYLSRGELEKIPKVVEELKRNTSPNEVTYNLWLRSYAVKDDAEGAEKVFLEMRTRKIAADWVTYSTMASIYIKANLLEKAKEALKKMEMKVTRKERSGYCSLLSLHASLSNRDEVDRIWNKMKSLFRKMSDFEYKCMLSSLTKLDDIKEAENIYSEWESMSGTGDSRVPNILLAFYTKNGMMEKAESFHEHTIQVGIKPCYTTWEILAMGYLNKKNMGKVLDCLEKGFSSLEKWEPNKVLVQAVFTKLEKLADIEGAERFLVMLRNAGYVTTEIYNSLLRTYAKAGKMPLIISERMETDNVQPNEETQRLIKLTSRYCVGSVSTLIS from the coding sequence ATGAGAACTCAAAATGACATCAAGTTGCTACCAGGAGACTATGCTTTGCATTTGGATCTAATAGCAAAGGTTCGTGGCTTAGCTAGCGCGGAGAAATTTTTTGAAGACCTCCCTGAAAGAATGAAGGGGCAGTCTACCAGCTCGGCTCTCCTCCACACGTATGCCCAAAACAATCTCCCCATGAAGGCCGAGTCTCTAATGAAGGAAATGTCAGTTAATGGTCTTCTAAGGTGTTCCCTTCCTTACAACCATATGATGTCCCTTTACCTTTCCAGAGGGGAACTTGAGAAGATACCAAAAGTGGTTGAGGAGTTGAAGAGGAATACCAGTCCTAATGAAGTCACTTATAATCTCTGGTTACGTTCATATGCTGTTAAAGATGATGCAGAGGGTGCCGAAAAGGTCTTTCTTGAGatgagaacaagaaaaatagctGCTGATTGGGTTACATACAGCACAATGGCCAGCATCTACATCAAAGCCAACCTTCTTGAGAAAGCGAAGGAAGCACTAAAAAAGATGGAAATGAAGGTCACAAGGAAAGAGAGGTCTGGTTACTGTTCTCTTCTTAGCTTGCATGCAAGCCTATCTAATAGAGATGAAGTGGACCGAATCTGGAACAAAATGAAGTCCTTGTTCAGGAAAATGAGTGATTTCGAATACAAGTGCATGCTTTCATCTCTGACAAAGTTGGATGATATTAAAGAGGCCGAGAACATCTACAGTGAATGGGAATCAATGTCAGGAACGGGGGATTCTAGGGTTCCAAATATTCTGCTGGCATTTTACACCAAGAATGGGATGATGGAGAAAGCCGAAAGTTTCCATGAGCACACAATACAAGTAGGAATAAAGCCTTGTTACACTACTTGGGAGATTCTAGCTATGGGTTATTTGAATAAGAAGAATATGGGCAAGGTCTTAGATTGTCTAGAGAAAGGCTTCTCAAGCCTGGAGAAATGGGAGCCAAACAAGGTGCTTGTCCAAGCAGTATTCACTAAGCTTGAGAAGTTGGCAGATATTGAAGGTGCAGAACGGTTTTTGGTCATGCTTCGCAATGCAGGATATGTGACAACCGAAATCTACAACTCCCTGCTCCGGACTTATGCAAAAGCTGGTAAAATGCCTCTTATAATCTCTGAACGCATGGAAACCGATAATGTTCAGCCAAATGAAGAAACTCAGAGGTTGATAAAATTGACCAGCAGATATTGTGTAGGTTCAGTATCAACACTAATTTCTTGA
- the LOC120249562 gene encoding uncharacterized protein LOC120249562: MHKIQQRHPPPAIKPAQGPPSPALSLFAGERGRVLTALISPMFIDDDEFGDFNFVASAAPDQQEDDEWGDFVATSLQSDQGFSLFVENSPDPIRPKGWEKPKGALPLSLFGDEETEEEPEPVLDGGSLFGSNGFRSSSKFEKDGAGLKDLIASLYVQEVKDPDLGGGEDEFDEGGWEFKEASSMGNGTQEGEIVVDVNNGEVLTAAGRLGNHQGNDVAQNHWNLDGSKQTKCFENGNGVNSKMEHADTNGDEKGWNVKDVNGSLVQQKNPDSKPQVPATGDKTQGAMNMWENGMDEFSIFNFSNGHIDSTLQSVEFTEYTSNASVGIETSQMNTSFQGAPKKWESNMDEFAIFTQTNGKGDMNRQNGNLNEFSSEPAYLGFATNNIFSSFDIITDSNVKHGQEFAVGTKFGPEYKECTSTSNPVSITINDDSDFDESNWEFHDASEETRLETNHSTAFKAEHNSTDDNQNNVLSLYNRLKEAAFCLAGHHLDDLKEAHEGAVLVGEQAKAIKLNEEIQVVSEKINQNDLAIDDVKMKYPSKHVCASQLLEVMKEQHVEPFVQGFHLAEQISLAEKDLASAIKLLEHTTLVLHVLALASRAIQQVYLLAWSRLADVCARELQHGAMIWKESVQKNVHKQILSRGSQYFVALGEIYRVAEILKATLKLYKPWTLLNELPSSHIATNLKMCEEAWSKPGLESALETISEMVDLNDTTLAKELLKSIKFIEGLDESALQNHLSGHGKQICRLSMLPTGMIQGLNGVEWNGEHYILTVANMWANKASSDPPQLPNINIS, translated from the exons ATGCATAAAATCCAACAAAGACATCCACCTCCGGCCATAAAACCAGCTCAGGGTCCTCCTTCGCCGGCCCTCTCTCTTTTCGCCGGGGAACGAGGTCGTGTGCTCACGGCCCTGATCTCCCCGATGTTCATCGACGACGACGAGTTCGGGGATTTCAACTTCGTCGCCTCCGCCGCCCCCGACCAGCAGGAAGACGACGAGTGGGGGGATTTCGTCGCCACTTCTCTCCAATCTGATCAGGGTTTCAGCCTATTCGTTGAGAATTCCCCGGATCCGATCCGCCCTAAGGGTTGGGAGAAACCGAAGGGCGCCTTGCCGCTCTCACTGTTTGGAGATGAGGAGACCGAGGAGGAGCCGGAGCCGGTGCTAGATGGCGGATCTCTGTTTGGAAGTAATGGATTCCGCTCGTCTTCTAAATTCGAGAAGGATGGTGCTGGTTTGAAGGACCTTATCGCCAGCCTATATGTTCAGGAGGTGAAAGATCCCGATTTGGGTGGCGGGGAGGATGAGTTTGATGAGGGTGGGTGGGAATTCAAGGAGGCGTCCTCAATGGGGAACGGAACTCAG GAAGGAGAGATAGTTGTCGATGTGAATAATGGTGAAGTTCTG ACTGCTGCTGGCAGGTTAGGAAACCATCAAGGAAACG ATGTTGCTCAAAACCATTGGAACTTAGATGGTTCCAAGCAAACCAAGTGTTTTGAAAATGGAAATGGTGTTAACTCTAAAATGGAACATGCTGACACAAATGGCGATGAGAAAGGCTGGAATGTTAAGGATGTAAATGGTTCTTTGGTGCAACAg AAAAATCCAGACTCGAAGCCACAAGTGCCTGCAACTGGAGACAAAACTCAG GGAGCCATGAATATGTGGGAGAATGGCATGGATGAGTTTTCAATATTCAATTTCAGTAATGGGCATATAGATTCTACTCTACAAAGTGTGGAGTTCACTGAGTACACATCAAATGCTTCTGTAGGAATTGAAACTAGTCAAATGAATACAAGCTTCCAGGGAGCCCCAAAGAAGTGGGAGAGTAACATGGATGAGTTTGCAATATTTACTCAGACTAATGGCAAAGGAGATATGAATAGGCAAAATGGAAATCTAAATGAGTTTTCTTCAGAGCCTGCCTATTTAGGATTTGCAACCAACAAtatcttttcttcatttgaCATTATTACAGATTCGAATGTTAAGCATGGTCAGGAATTTGCTGTTGGCACCAAATTTGGACCTGAGTACAAAGAGTGCACATCTACTTCCAATCCAGTTTCAATTACTATCAATGATGATAGTGATTTTGATGAGAGTAACTGGGAATTTCATGATGCTTCAGAAGAAACTAGACTTGAAACCAATCATTCTACAGCATTTAAAGCTGAACATAATTCAACTGACGATAACCAGAACAATGTTTTAAGTTTATACAACAGGTTAAAAGAAGCAGCTTTCTGCTTGGCAGGACATCATCTTGATGATCTCAAG GAAGCTCATGAAGGTGCTGTTCTTGTTGGTGAACAAGCTAAAGCTATAAAGCTTAATGAGGAAATCCAG GTTGTGAGTGAGAAGATAAATCAAAACGATCTAGCTATTGATGATGTCAAAATGAAATACCCATCAAAACATGTTTGTGCCAGCCAACTACTTGAAGTTATGAAGGAACAACATGTTGAACCTTTTGTGCAAGGATTTCACTTAGCAGAACAAATTTCATTA GCAGAGAAAGACTTGGCTTCAGCAATTAAACTCTTAGAGCATACCACCTTGGTGTTGCACGTGCTAGCACTGGCCTCTAGAGCAATACAACAAGTTTATCTTTTGGCATGGTCAAGACTGGCGGATGTTTGTGCTCGAGAGTTGCAACATGGGGCTATGATTTGGAAGGAATCAGTCCAGAAAAATGTCCATAAACAAATCCTATCAAGAG GCAGTCAATATTTTGTTGCCCTTGGAGAAATTTATCGTGTAGCTGAAATTTTGAAAGCTACTCTGAAACTTTACAAGCCTTGGACACTATTGAATGAGTTGCCTTCATCACACATTGCCACCAATTTGAAGATGTGTGAAGAGGCATGGAGTAAACCAGGGTTAGAAAGTGCTCTTGAAACTATATCTGAAATGGTGGATCTAAATGATACCACCTTAGCCAAAGAACTACTTAAATCTATCAAATTCATAGAAGGCCTCGATGAATCTGCTCTTCAAAATCATCTTTCTGGTCATGGGAAACAAATTTGCAGATTATCTATGCTTCCTACAGGAATGATACAAG GCTTGAACGGAGTCGAATGGAATGGGGAGCACTACATTCTCACAGTTGCAAATATGTGGGCCAACAAAGCATCCAGTGATCCCCCACAATTACCCAATATAAACATTAGCTAG
- the LOC120250416 gene encoding something about silencing protein 10 translates to MGRGPKRPRKAMKNAKKTRADDGDVFAGGAMDDEIDAYHRQRDVIPLDPNAGDYDSSDAEQPVFNLGGDNIDDSESGSSDDDEDDDIDDDIQPNKLSAKIARTKKYLNQKFGGFDDEMHDDDDEDEEKDEQRKAAWGGRKTWYYDADNADYELQSSDEELPMEEEAEAVKIQKEKAKFLSLEDFGLEEADEDGSDSDAKEKKQKAVLDGKGSGARLNMDGFLQDNTLENFEEIKKDLNSLSKEEQMDAVYNSAPEIVGLLSELNEALMQLQKVEPLVCEVLERRDGAKGRMHYLEVKRLLLLSYCQAIVFYLLLKSEGHPVQDHPVVGRLVEIKALMEQMKQIEAKLPNQFDKNFIPNARTKPTDKLEHQPEVANVPKKAHESLVEVSNHLASDSSLQKNHNKPINQKDQNDRVGFQSMEMLKVRANLEAKLKQKGLFNFTNSKDESKQKNSLKPLNKRLETQDDFDDEVQPVANGGTHSISKLSKLIPNKGNKSKFVSGDDDVPMRDDIGERRRKHELRVLARAGTVSMDDDIGLENQSVDTGAHEDDGTTDSEDDFYKEVKRQRTEKLSAKAELYSRTSVAPSPLETEVGGKRQITYQIEKNKGLTRHRKKLTKIPRKKYKIKHQKAVIRRKGQVRDIRKPTGPYGGEASGINTNISRSVRFKG, encoded by the exons ATGGGTAGAGGACCGAAGAGGCCGAGGAAGGCGATGAAGAACGCTAAGAAAACCCGTGCTGATGATGGCGATGTATTCGCGGGTGGAGCTATGGACGACGAGATCGACGCCT ATCATAGGCAGCGCGATGTGATTCCGTTGGATCCTAATGCCGGTGATT ATGATTCCAGCGATGCGGAGCAGCCGGTGTTCAATCTTGGG GGGGACAATATTGATGACTCTGAAAGTGGCAGCAGTGacgatgatgaggatgatgacatAGATGATGATATTCAGCCTAATAAGTTGTCTGCAAAGA TTGCAAGGaccaaaaaatatttgaatcagAAGTTTGGGGGGTTTGATGATGAAatgcatgatgatgatgatgaagatgaagagaaagaTGAGCAAAGAAAGGCTGCTTGGGGTGGAAGGAAAACCTGGTATTATGATGCTGACAATGCTGACTATGAG CTTCAATCGAGTGATGAGGAGCTCCCTATGGAGGAAGAGGCTGAGGCAGTAAAGATTCAGAAGGAGAAAGCAAAGTTTCTCTCATTGGAAGACTTTGGCCTTGAAGAGGCTGATGAAGATGGAAGTGATTCTGATGCAAAGGAGAAAAAACAGAAG GCTGTTTTGGATGGAAAAGGGAGTGGGGCAAGACTTAACATGGATGGCTTTCTTCAAGACAATACCTTAGAGAATTTTGAGGAGATCAAGAAAGATCTTAATTCCTTGTCAAAAGAGGAACAAATGGATGCGGTTTATAA TTCTGCTCCTGAAATAGTGGGCTTACTTTCTGAGCTGAATGAGGCACTCATGCAGCTTCAAAAGGTGGAACCTCTTGTATGTgag GTGCTAGAAAGAAGAGACGGTGCTAAGGGaagaatgcactatttggaggtcAAACGGTTGTTGTTACTGAGTTACTGCCAGGCAATAGTCTTTTATCTCCTTCTCAAGTCAGAGGGCCATCCTGTTCAGGACCATCCAGTTGTGGGACGTCTGGTAGAGATCAAGGCTTTGATGGAACAG ATGAAACAGATTGAGGCAAAGCTTCCTAatcaatttgataaaaattttattccgAATGCCAGAACTAAACCAACAGACAAACTGGAGCATCAACCTGAGGTGGCAAATGTGCCAAAGAAAGCTCATGAATCACTG GTGGAGGTATCAAATCATTTAGCAAGCGATAGCTCTCTTCAGAAAAATCACAATAAGCCTATAAATCAGAAAGATCAG AATGATCGAGTTGGTTTTCAGAGTATGGAAATGCTGAAAGTGAGAGCAAATCTCGAAGCAAAGTTGAAACAGAAgggtttatttaattttacaaattcAAAGGATGAGAGTAAACAAAAGAATTCCTTAAAGCCACTTAATAA ACGTCTTGAAACAcaagatgattttgatgatgaagTGCAACCTGTAGCGAATGGTGGAACACACAGCATCAGTAAACTCTCAAAGCTCATTCCTAATAAAGGAAATAAATCAAAG TTTGTTTCTGGTGACGATGATGTGCCCATGAGAGATGATATTGGAGAACGGAGGAGGAAACATGAGCTTCGGGTCCTGGCTAGAGCTGGAACTGTTTCCATGGATGATGATATAGGACTTGAAAACCAGTCCGTGGATACTGGTGCTCATGAGGATGATGGAACAACAGACTCAGAAGATGATTTCTATAAAGAAGTGAAGAGACAACGGACTGAAAAACTAAGTGCTAAAGCTGAGTTGTATTCAAG AACATCAGTGGCACCATCACCTTTGGAGACAGAAGTTGGTGGGAAACGACAAATCACATATCAG ATTGAGAAGAACAAAGGATTGACTCGTCATAGGAAGAAGCTCACCAAGATTCCACGCAAGAAATATAAG ATCAAGCACCAGAAAGCAGTGATCCGACGGAAAGGCCAAGTTCGTGATATTAGGAAACCTACCGGTCCATATGGAGGTGAAGCTAGTGGAATTAACACTAACATCAGCCGCAGTGTTAGGTTTAAAGGTTGA